A single region of the Thermococcus paralvinellae genome encodes:
- a CDS encoding anaerobic ribonucleoside-triphosphate reductase activating protein has translation MLISGWKSISMVDVHGKVTFTLWLCGCNLKCPFCHNWRVAESKECFPLDKKALLEEVETSSFLIDYFHVTGGEPLIQWKELGGLFAQVKLLDIPISLNSNLTIIKPLERLVKAELIDHIATDLKAPPTKLYGLPENVSIKLWKLFLKGLDVVSQYSLPLELRIPVAKGFEAWNWIEEGLSHISTDFYVVLNPLVGKPLTYPRDEEWCSKHCWPRKEVDNLKKRLEELGIEVYVNSWSSQ, from the coding sequence ATGCTCATAAGTGGCTGGAAATCAATTAGCATGGTTGACGTTCACGGAAAAGTAACCTTTACTCTCTGGCTCTGCGGCTGCAACCTCAAATGTCCTTTTTGCCACAACTGGAGAGTCGCGGAGAGTAAAGAATGCTTTCCTCTCGATAAAAAGGCGTTGCTTGAAGAGGTTGAAACTTCTTCCTTTCTGATAGACTACTTTCATGTTACTGGTGGAGAACCTTTAATACAGTGGAAAGAGCTTGGAGGTCTGTTTGCTCAGGTTAAACTGCTTGATATTCCTATAAGTTTGAATTCCAATCTGACGATAATCAAACCTCTTGAAAGACTTGTCAAAGCCGAACTTATTGATCATATAGCAACCGATCTAAAAGCTCCTCCTACTAAGCTCTATGGTCTTCCGGAGAATGTGAGTATTAAGCTCTGGAAGCTGTTCCTCAAGGGACTTGATGTAGTTTCACAGTATTCTCTGCCTCTTGAACTCAGAATTCCTGTTGCTAAAGGCTTCGAAGCTTGGAACTGGATTGAGGAGGGACTCAGTCATATCAGCACTGATTTTTACGTTGTCCTCAATCCTCTGGTTGGAAAGCCCCTTACATATCCGAGAGACGAAGAGTGGTGCTCAAAGCATTGCTGGCCAAGGAAAGAGGTTGATAATCTTAAGAAAAGACTTGAAGAGCTTGGCATTGAGGTTTATGTGAACAGCTGGAGTTCTCAATAA
- the ribH gene encoding 6,7-dimethyl-8-ribityllumazine synthase, which yields MIYEGEYKGEGLKIGIVVSRFNDLLTKELLDSALDCFKRHGVEDIDIFKVPGAFEIPFIAKELAKKGNYDAILALGAVVKGETYHFELVANEVAKGVAHINLTYETPVIFGVITVDDEIQGLDRAGIKSNKGFEYALATLEMANLKKKLKKMP from the coding sequence ATGATTTACGAAGGGGAATATAAAGGTGAAGGCTTGAAAATAGGGATAGTTGTAAGTAGATTTAACGATTTGCTTACTAAGGAGCTTTTAGATAGTGCATTAGACTGTTTTAAGCGACATGGGGTTGAGGACATAGACATCTTCAAAGTTCCCGGAGCTTTTGAAATTCCATTTATCGCAAAAGAATTAGCGAAAAAGGGAAACTACGACGCAATTTTAGCCTTAGGAGCCGTTGTTAAGGGCGAAACATACCACTTTGAACTCGTTGCCAATGAAGTTGCTAAAGGAGTAGCTCATATAAACTTAACATACGAAACTCCTGTGATATTTGGTGTCATAACCGTTGATGACGAAATTCAAGGGCTGGACAGGGCTGGAATAAAATCAAATAAAGGCTTTGAATACGCTTTAGCGACTCTAGAGATGGCGAATTTAAAGAAAAAACTAAAGAAGATGCCTTAG
- the ribD gene encoding bifunctional diaminohydroxyphosphoribosylaminopyrimidine deaminase/5-amino-6-(5-phosphoribosylamino)uracil reductase RibD encodes MNDEYFMSLALELAKKGEGRVNPNPMVGAVIVKDGKIIGKGYHQYFGGKHAEVNAIEDAKSKGYSLKGATMYVTLEPCSHWGKQPPCVDRIIEEGFSRVVIAMKDPNPLVNGRGIENLEKAGIEVKVGVLEDDARKLNEVFLKYITTKMPFVAIKLALTLDGFIATRNFSSKWITGEKARKKVQELRKKYMTIMVGANTILKDNPRLTCRIEGCSKKVKVILDRHGLTANGNFRAFKDGRVIVFTESEKEWDNAEVIRETNPEKILKILGEKGIDSVLIEGGRIACQFLPFADKIHLFYGNKLFGKGISPFECLNVDNVNDAFKVEFLKFESFGDSFYVEARPCSQG; translated from the coding sequence ATGAATGATGAATACTTCATGAGCTTAGCTTTGGAGTTAGCCAAAAAAGGCGAGGGAAGAGTGAACCCAAACCCAATGGTTGGTGCTGTTATAGTCAAAGATGGCAAAATAATCGGTAAGGGCTACCATCAATACTTTGGAGGGAAACATGCAGAGGTTAACGCCATAGAAGACGCAAAGAGCAAAGGTTATTCTCTCAAAGGAGCAACAATGTATGTCACTTTAGAGCCCTGTTCTCACTGGGGAAAGCAACCGCCTTGTGTTGATAGAATAATAGAAGAGGGCTTCTCAAGAGTTGTAATAGCAATGAAAGATCCTAACCCCTTAGTTAATGGAAGAGGCATTGAAAACCTTGAAAAAGCTGGCATTGAGGTTAAAGTTGGTGTTCTTGAAGATGATGCAAGAAAGCTGAATGAAGTGTTTCTTAAGTACATAACCACGAAAATGCCTTTTGTAGCAATAAAGCTTGCTTTGACCTTGGATGGTTTCATAGCAACAAGAAACTTCTCTTCAAAATGGATTACCGGCGAAAAAGCAAGGAAAAAAGTGCAAGAGCTTAGGAAAAAGTATATGACAATAATGGTTGGAGCTAATACAATCCTCAAAGACAATCCAAGGTTGACTTGCAGAATAGAAGGATGCAGTAAAAAGGTGAAAGTAATTCTCGATAGACATGGACTAACTGCTAATGGAAATTTTAGGGCCTTTAAGGATGGAAGGGTTATAGTCTTCACTGAGAGCGAAAAAGAGTGGGATAATGCAGAAGTCATTAGGGAAACGAATCCTGAGAAAATACTAAAAATCCTTGGCGAAAAAGGAATAGACAGCGTTTTAATTGAGGGGGGAAGAATAGCATGCCAGTTCTTGCCCTTTGCAGATAAGATACATTTATTTTATGGGAACAAGCTCTTTGGAAAAGGAATTTCCCCATTTGAGTGCTTAAACGTTGATAATGTTAATGATGCCTTTAAAGTCGAGTTTCTCAAGTTTGAAAGCTTTGGGGACAGCTTTTACGTGGAGGCAAGGCCATGTTCTCAGGGATAA
- a CDS encoding zinc finger domain-containing protein — MEAVKIPVCTSCGKEITPREHATHFICPNCGEEIIWRCESCRVLGTTYKCPKCGWEGP; from the coding sequence ATGGAGGCTGTCAAGATACCCGTATGTACATCATGTGGAAAGGAGATAACTCCAAGGGAGCACGCGACACACTTCATCTGTCCCAACTGTGGGGAAGAGATAATCTGGAGATGTGAAAGCTGCCGCGTATTGGGGACAACGTACAAGTGCCCCAAGTGCGGATGGGAAGGACCATAA
- a CDS encoding alkaline phosphatase, whose product MKKVFGLLLIIGLLVFAQAGIATAPATTSTGVKNVILIIGDGMGFAHVQLTKLVYGHLNMEDFPYTGFELTYSLSGEVTDSAAAATALATGMKTYNGMISTVTNGDKVYNLTTLLELAQFLGKSTGLVTTTRITHATPAAFGAHVEDRDMEAEIAKQLIEHKINVLFGGGKKKFDDATLELAKQYGYEVIFDKEGLEKASGEYVLGLFAYSHIPYVLDRSESDVGLLDMTKKAIELLERNPNGFFLMIEAGRIDHASHGNDIVATLAETKELDDVVGYVLEYAKKRGDTLVVVTGDHETGGLAVGINYGSVVDVNKILSIKKSTSFMAAEIKNGGDIKEVVKKYTGIELSDEEVEYIKQMDQENPIFGLSNALGEIISKKVGVTFASHKHTGEPVPLLAYGPGADNFVGFHHHIQTSKLIAKLMIFGVPRVNILFEGTSSAKGDLNGDYRVDEKDAYIALMVLLGEKVDSELEERADLDNNGIIDLHDVMLILQEA is encoded by the coding sequence ATGAAGAAGGTATTTGGGCTATTGTTAATTATTGGGCTATTGGTTTTTGCCCAAGCAGGGATAGCAACAGCTCCAGCGACCACTTCAACGGGTGTCAAAAATGTTATATTGATTATCGGTGATGGTATGGGGTTTGCTCATGTGCAGCTTACTAAACTAGTTTACGGACATCTTAACATGGAGGACTTTCCATATACTGGATTTGAGCTTACGTATTCTCTTAGTGGGGAGGTTACAGATTCCGCTGCAGCAGCTACAGCACTTGCTACGGGTATGAAGACATACAACGGTATGATTTCAACAGTAACTAATGGTGATAAAGTGTATAATTTAACAACACTCCTTGAGCTTGCTCAATTCTTGGGTAAGTCAACTGGACTTGTTACAACTACCAGAATCACCCATGCAACTCCTGCTGCCTTTGGAGCCCACGTTGAAGACAGAGACATGGAGGCGGAAATTGCAAAGCAGCTCATTGAGCACAAGATCAACGTTCTCTTCGGTGGTGGGAAGAAGAAGTTTGATGATGCAACCTTAGAACTGGCAAAGCAATACGGTTATGAAGTAATCTTCGACAAGGAAGGCCTAGAAAAGGCAAGCGGTGAATATGTGCTTGGATTGTTTGCATACAGCCACATTCCCTACGTACTCGACAGGAGCGAGAGCGACGTTGGTCTGCTTGACATGACGAAGAAGGCCATTGAGCTGTTGGAGAGAAATCCAAACGGATTCTTCTTAATGATTGAAGCTGGAAGAATTGATCACGCAAGCCATGGAAACGACATTGTGGCAACCCTTGCTGAAACTAAAGAGTTGGATGATGTTGTGGGATATGTTCTAGAGTATGCGAAGAAGAGAGGAGACACGTTAGTAGTAGTTACAGGTGACCATGAAACTGGAGGCCTTGCTGTTGGAATTAACTATGGAAGTGTAGTTGATGTCAACAAGATACTCAGCATCAAAAAGAGTACAAGCTTTATGGCAGCTGAAATAAAGAATGGAGGAGACATTAAAGAGGTTGTCAAGAAATATACAGGGATAGAATTGAGCGATGAGGAAGTTGAATACATTAAACAGATGGATCAGGAGAATCCAATATTTGGTTTGTCCAACGCTTTGGGAGAGATAATTTCAAAGAAAGTTGGAGTAACATTTGCTTCACACAAGCATACTGGAGAGCCAGTTCCTCTCTTAGCATATGGGCCTGGAGCAGATAACTTTGTAGGATTCCACCACCATATACAGACCAGCAAGCTTATTGCAAAGCTTATGATCTTTGGCGTACCAAGAGTCAATATTCTATTTGAGGGAACAAGCTCTGCAAAGGGAGACCTAAATGGCGATTACAGAGTTGACGAGAAAGATGCGTATATTGCCTTAATGGTGCTCTTAGGAGAAAAAGTTGACAGCGAGCTAGAGGAAAGGGCAGACTTGGATAACAACGGAATCATAGACCTCCATGATGTAATGTTAATTCTCCAGGAAGCATAA
- a CDS encoding riboflavin synthase, with protein MFSGIIEKVAKARYSRGKLYVENVLDVNLGDSVAVNGACLTVSEIGHQIVFDVGEETLKRTNLAKAKLVNLERTLKFGDRIDGHLVTGHVDGTLKLRRVLKRGNTYWLAFEMPKERFGIVEKGSIALNGISLTIARVEKNQFWVQVIPYTWENTNLKFLKVGEEVNYEIDIVARYLKGILGDRYGLGKA; from the coding sequence ATGTTCTCAGGGATAATAGAGAAGGTTGCAAAGGCACGCTACTCAAGGGGAAAGCTCTACGTGGAGAATGTTCTAGATGTGAATTTAGGAGACAGCGTTGCTGTTAATGGAGCATGCTTAACGGTGAGTGAAATTGGGCATCAAATAGTCTTCGACGTTGGTGAGGAAACGCTAAAGAGGACTAACTTAGCGAAAGCAAAGCTCGTTAACCTTGAAAGAACCCTAAAGTTTGGAGATAGAATTGACGGACATTTGGTTACTGGACATGTCGATGGAACTCTAAAGCTGAGGAGAGTTCTAAAGAGAGGAAATACTTACTGGCTAGCCTTTGAAATGCCTAAGGAAAGGTTTGGCATAGTGGAAAAGGGAAGCATAGCCCTGAATGGGATAAGCCTAACGATTGCTAGAGTTGAGAAGAACCAATTCTGGGTTCAGGTAATCCCCTACACTTGGGAAAACACCAACTTGAAGTTCCTAAAGGTTGGAGAGGAAGTAAACTACGAGATAGATATTGTTGCGAGATATTTGAAGGGTATTTTGGGTGATAGATATGGACTTGGAAAAGCTTAG
- the guaB gene encoding IMP dehydrogenase: MGKFKQKLVNSIKGYTFDDVLLTPQATEVEPKDIDVSTQITPNIKLNIPILSAAMDTVTEWEMAIAMAREGGLGVIHRNMSIEKQVEMVKKVKRAERLIIEDVITISPEETVDYALFLMEREGIDGLPVIEGDKVIGILSKKDIATKEGQKVKDIMTKEVITVSEDVSVEEAMKIMVENKIDRLPVVDSDGKLIGLITMSDLVLRKKFKNAVRDKNGDLIVAAAVGPFDLKRALALDKAGVDVIVIDTAHAHNLKAIKSMKEIRAKVDADLIVGNIANPKAVDDLTFADAVKVGIGPGSICTTRVVAGVGVPQITAIAMVADRAEEYGIKVIADGGIKYSGDIVKAIAAGADAVMLGNLLAGTKEAPGKEVTINGRKYKQYRGMGSLGAMMKGGAERYYQGGYMKTRKFVPEGVEGVVPYKGSVSEVLYQLVGGLKAGMGYVGAKNIQELKEKGEFVIITQAGLKESHPHDIFITNEAPNYPVGK; this comes from the coding sequence ATGGGAAAATTTAAACAAAAACTTGTTAATTCAATTAAAGGCTACACTTTTGATGATGTTCTTTTGACTCCCCAGGCAACAGAGGTTGAACCTAAAGACATTGACGTTTCTACTCAAATAACGCCAAACATAAAGCTCAATATCCCAATTCTGAGCGCAGCTATGGATACCGTTACAGAGTGGGAGATGGCAATAGCAATGGCAAGGGAAGGAGGCTTAGGTGTTATTCACAGAAACATGAGCATAGAAAAGCAAGTTGAGATGGTAAAAAAAGTCAAGAGAGCAGAGCGCCTTATCATAGAGGACGTCATAACCATAAGCCCAGAGGAAACAGTTGATTATGCACTTTTCTTGATGGAGAGGGAAGGAATTGACGGTTTGCCCGTGATTGAAGGGGATAAAGTTATCGGAATTCTCTCAAAGAAGGACATTGCAACGAAAGAAGGACAGAAAGTGAAGGACATCATGACAAAGGAAGTCATAACAGTAAGCGAAGACGTGAGTGTTGAAGAAGCCATGAAAATAATGGTAGAAAACAAGATAGACAGACTGCCTGTTGTGGATAGTGATGGCAAACTGATAGGACTGATAACTATGAGTGATTTAGTTTTGAGGAAGAAGTTCAAGAATGCAGTAAGAGATAAAAACGGGGACTTAATAGTCGCTGCAGCAGTTGGACCTTTTGATTTGAAGAGAGCTTTGGCATTAGACAAAGCAGGTGTCGATGTCATAGTTATTGACACCGCTCATGCCCACAACCTTAAGGCAATTAAGTCCATGAAAGAAATAAGAGCCAAAGTTGATGCTGACTTAATAGTTGGAAACATTGCAAATCCAAAGGCAGTTGACGATTTAACCTTTGCAGATGCCGTTAAAGTTGGAATAGGGCCTGGAAGTATATGCACAACTAGGGTTGTAGCTGGAGTTGGTGTTCCGCAGATAACGGCAATAGCAATGGTTGCAGACAGAGCAGAAGAATACGGAATTAAGGTCATTGCAGACGGAGGAATAAAGTACAGTGGAGATATCGTGAAAGCCATTGCAGCCGGAGCTGATGCTGTAATGCTCGGGAACCTCTTAGCTGGAACAAAGGAGGCACCGGGTAAAGAGGTCACTATAAACGGAAGGAAATACAAGCAGTACAGAGGAATGGGCTCTCTAGGAGCAATGATGAAAGGAGGGGCAGAAAGATACTACCAAGGCGGCTATATGAAGACAAGAAAGTTCGTTCCGGAGGGCGTTGAAGGAGTTGTTCCTTACAAGGGTAGTGTCAGCGAAGTCCTATACCAACTAGTTGGCGGCTTAAAGGCAGGAATGGGCTACGTTGGAGCGAAAAACATTCAGGAGCTGAAAGAAAAAGGAGAATTCGTAATCATTACGCAAGCTGGACTTAAGGAAAGCCATCCACATGACATCTTCATAACAAATGAAGCACCGAACTACCCAGTTGGGAAATAA
- a CDS encoding bifunctional 3,4-dihydroxy-2-butanone-4-phosphate synthase/GTP cyclohydrolase II: MDLEKLRKSLLEGKPIVLIDEDREVEADLVYPAEIITPQTLNFMLQAKGMLCLAMDEEEALRRGFFKLPSKDNETNFLISVDYKETFTGISSEERALTAKKIAEGLSIEHFRYPGHLHLLGGVGINKRKGHTEASLELMEMLGFKRYALIIELLDEEGNSHNFEFIRNFAEKHDLPMITIKEVLKEVVKRKSFVRVFAEANLPSKYGTFKIVAFENQLDFKDHIAIIKEPYDVPLVRIHSECLTGDTLASLKCDCGSQLANALKMIAQEGGILLYLRQEGRGIGLKNKIKAYELQDKGFDTVEANKILGFNEDERDFSVAYQMLKALGVSKVKLLTNNPRKVRALEEFGIEVVEVIPIFGEVNEVNKPYLEAKMLKLGHNLKPLLEGEE; the protein is encoded by the coding sequence ATGGACTTGGAAAAGCTTAGGAAAAGCCTTCTTGAGGGTAAACCAATAGTTTTAATTGACGAAGATAGAGAAGTTGAAGCGGATTTAGTTTATCCCGCTGAAATAATAACTCCCCAAACATTAAACTTCATGCTCCAAGCTAAAGGGATGCTCTGTCTGGCTATGGATGAAGAAGAAGCTTTAAGGAGAGGCTTCTTTAAGCTTCCCTCAAAAGACAACGAGACGAACTTTTTAATAAGCGTTGATTATAAAGAAACGTTTACGGGCATAAGTTCCGAAGAGAGGGCTTTAACTGCTAAAAAGATTGCCGAAGGACTAAGCATTGAGCACTTTCGCTATCCAGGTCATCTGCACCTTTTAGGGGGAGTTGGCATAAATAAAAGAAAGGGACACACGGAAGCTTCCCTTGAGCTTATGGAAATGCTCGGGTTTAAGAGATATGCCCTAATAATCGAGCTCTTAGATGAAGAAGGAAATTCTCACAACTTTGAATTTATAAGAAACTTTGCAGAGAAGCATGATTTACCAATGATCACAATTAAAGAAGTGCTTAAAGAAGTTGTGAAGAGAAAGAGCTTCGTTAGAGTTTTTGCTGAAGCAAATCTACCTAGTAAATACGGAACCTTTAAGATAGTCGCCTTTGAGAACCAACTTGACTTTAAAGATCATATAGCCATAATAAAAGAGCCTTACGACGTTCCTTTGGTTAGAATACACTCGGAGTGCTTAACAGGCGATACCTTGGCTTCTCTAAAGTGCGACTGTGGAAGTCAATTAGCTAATGCATTAAAGATGATTGCCCAGGAGGGTGGAATTTTACTTTATTTAAGGCAGGAAGGAAGAGGAATCGGATTAAAAAACAAGATCAAAGCCTATGAACTTCAAGATAAAGGCTTTGACACCGTTGAAGCGAATAAAATACTAGGCTTTAATGAAGATGAGAGGGATTTCAGTGTTGCTTACCAAATGCTCAAAGCTTTAGGAGTCTCAAAAGTTAAGCTTTTGACGAACAATCCAAGGAAGGTTAGAGCTTTAGAAGAGTTTGGGATAGAGGTTGTTGAAGTTATTCCGATTTTTGGAGAAGTTAATGAGGTTAACAAACCATATTTAGAAGCTAAGATGCTCAAGCTTGGACACAATTTAAAACCTCTTTTGGAGGGGGAAGAATGA
- a CDS encoding anaerobic ribonucleoside triphosphate reductase, protein MSENMGVSLGREAIEEYASWNSLDVLENANRYPGPTGFFAYIMEEALKEHLVLIPKEGREAHFNGDIYIHKLPYSLYIPYCTGHSTARLLETGLRTPTVISRPAKHFDTYVEHIANYLITMQHYFSGAQALSSVEWYAGPFIRKDRLDDKKIQQHIQRLVFNLNYPSRIGLQTSFTNFTVMLDAPKRMLAEDYAIYDGKEIAPLGEYEKEAKRFVIALTNVLKEGDAIGQPFTFPIPTLMTTARMLWEDPEVFEAVFTTAAKRGSFYWLNTNVVDPDASYAMCCRLAINKTEMQFTFSGFGLRKAEDSFVEEMEKRRFGGLWAMPDITGSINVTTVNLPRLALKAKGDDDKFWEEYEKTLEIVRFTTDWFRERYIRLITTYKAMYRMIHIYLEGFPKSHFNTIGILGLPEATAIYLNEPKLWTEGSRKDWKKAAELMKKMVEFATAKAREWMRESGVPWNVEEVPGESAAAKLAIKDFREFPELRDYLSDVNNPIYSTSIAPYYGALELADRIMVEEKVQRSFTGGVMMHIFLGEEPDPEALAKLTKRLMKTNLVYWSYTPAITVCNTCGHSTTGLHTHCLKCGSEDVEIWSRIIGYYRPLKNWNPFRKKEFWTRRHYRE, encoded by the coding sequence ATGTCCGAAAACATGGGAGTTTCATTAGGAAGGGAAGCTATAGAGGAATATGCAAGCTGGAACAGTTTAGATGTTCTTGAGAATGCGAACCGCTATCCAGGTCCTACTGGCTTTTTTGCTTACATAATGGAGGAAGCCCTAAAGGAACATCTCGTGCTCATACCTAAGGAAGGTCGAGAAGCCCATTTTAACGGAGATATCTACATCCACAAGCTTCCCTACAGTCTTTACATACCGTACTGCACTGGACACAGCACAGCGAGGCTCCTTGAGACAGGATTGAGAACACCTACAGTAATCTCAAGACCCGCCAAGCACTTTGACACCTATGTTGAGCATATAGCCAACTATCTCATAACGATGCAGCACTACTTTAGCGGCGCTCAAGCATTATCGAGCGTTGAGTGGTATGCTGGACCATTCATCAGAAAAGATAGACTGGACGACAAAAAGATTCAGCAGCACATTCAAAGACTTGTCTTCAACCTGAACTATCCGAGCAGAATAGGGCTACAAACCTCATTCACCAATTTTACAGTAATGCTGGACGCTCCGAAAAGAATGCTCGCAGAAGACTATGCAATTTATGACGGCAAAGAAATTGCACCACTTGGAGAATACGAAAAAGAAGCAAAGAGATTTGTAATTGCTCTTACAAACGTCCTTAAAGAAGGAGACGCAATAGGACAACCATTTACATTCCCAATTCCAACACTTATGACAACTGCAAGGATGCTTTGGGAAGATCCAGAAGTGTTTGAGGCAGTGTTTACAACAGCAGCCAAGAGAGGAAGCTTTTACTGGCTTAATACTAACGTTGTTGATCCCGATGCAAGCTATGCCATGTGCTGCAGGCTTGCAATTAACAAAACAGAGATGCAGTTTACATTTAGCGGCTTTGGCCTGAGAAAGGCCGAGGACTCATTTGTCGAAGAGATGGAAAAGAGAAGATTTGGTGGCTTATGGGCAATGCCCGACATAACAGGCTCCATAAACGTCACTACTGTCAACCTTCCTAGACTTGCACTAAAGGCTAAAGGAGACGACGACAAGTTTTGGGAAGAGTATGAAAAAACTCTCGAAATAGTAAGATTCACAACAGATTGGTTCAGAGAAAGATACATCAGACTAATAACAACTTACAAGGCGATGTACAGAATGATTCACATTTATCTAGAAGGATTCCCCAAGAGCCATTTCAACACAATCGGAATCCTCGGCTTGCCAGAAGCAACTGCTATTTACCTGAACGAACCCAAACTCTGGACTGAAGGAAGCAGAAAAGACTGGAAGAAGGCAGCAGAGCTTATGAAGAAGATGGTCGAGTTTGCAACAGCTAAAGCGAGAGAGTGGATGCGTGAGAGTGGAGTTCCATGGAACGTTGAGGAAGTTCCAGGAGAAAGCGCTGCAGCGAAGCTTGCAATAAAAGACTTTAGAGAGTTTCCAGAGCTCAGAGATTATCTCAGTGATGTTAACAATCCAATTTACTCAACGAGCATAGCTCCCTACTATGGTGCACTTGAGCTTGCTGATAGAATCATGGTGGAGGAGAAGGTTCAGAGGAGCTTTACTGGTGGAGTCATGATGCACATCTTCCTTGGAGAAGAGCCGGATCCAGAGGCTTTAGCGAAGCTGACAAAGAGGCTTATGAAAACAAACCTCGTCTATTGGAGCTATACTCCAGCCATTACAGTCTGCAACACTTGCGGTCACTCGACAACAGGCTTGCACACCCATTGTCTAAAGTGTGGAAGCGAGGACGTCGAGATATGGAGTAGGATTATTGGCTATTACAGGCCTTTAAAGAACTGGAACCCCTTCAGGAAAAAGGAGTTCTGGACGAGAAGACACTATAGAGAATAG
- a CDS encoding tetratricopeptide repeat protein, with amino-acid sequence MRKVKEFEKALERKDCEVVLEYLDDYLEGIEKEDELRELLKKLENLVLECEGESAYELAHEIAHIYAHLDEIEKGIELYKKLAENYKSDEEKYSEALYYLADAYEHFGMPDKAIEVYEQLLELERGRRDKKEEALTLAHIAINYEELGDLDKAIELMDRARELFEELGDERNYLISLIDLAHFYYEKGEDEKAEEFIREVLKSPRDKEIEVNARLVEAEIYSSRDDYKSAFKSLSKALLKAQEDEELFEYTFETVTDFIKSLFDEGLYKELKDTLDVFVNAFEEDEEYKAFFEALRELAKFKLGEENKFEEVYNRVPEELREFIDELKKPKLGLLSL; translated from the coding sequence GTGAGAAAGGTGAAGGAGTTTGAAAAGGCCCTAGAAAGGAAGGACTGCGAAGTAGTCCTTGAGTATCTTGACGATTACCTTGAGGGAATTGAAAAAGAGGACGAGCTTAGAGAACTGCTCAAAAAACTTGAGAATTTAGTTTTAGAATGCGAAGGCGAATCAGCCTATGAACTCGCCCATGAGATTGCACACATCTATGCACACCTTGATGAAATTGAAAAAGGCATTGAACTCTATAAAAAGTTGGCTGAGAATTACAAGAGCGATGAAGAAAAGTACAGTGAAGCACTGTATTATCTGGCAGATGCTTATGAGCACTTCGGCATGCCTGATAAAGCGATAGAAGTCTATGAACAATTACTAGAACTGGAAAGAGGAAGAAGGGACAAAAAAGAAGAAGCTCTAACCTTGGCACACATAGCAATAAACTACGAAGAGCTCGGCGATTTAGATAAGGCAATTGAGCTTATGGACAGAGCAAGAGAACTGTTTGAAGAACTAGGAGATGAGAGGAACTACCTAATAAGTCTAATTGATTTGGCTCACTTCTACTATGAGAAAGGAGAAGATGAGAAAGCTGAGGAATTTATAAGAGAAGTCCTCAAGAGTCCGAGGGATAAAGAGATTGAAGTGAATGCAAGGCTCGTTGAAGCAGAGATTTACTCAAGCAGAGACGATTACAAGAGTGCATTTAAATCTTTGAGCAAAGCCCTCCTAAAAGCCCAAGAAGATGAGGAGCTTTTCGAATACACTTTTGAAACAGTCACTGATTTCATAAAGAGCCTCTTTGATGAAGGCCTTTACAAAGAGCTTAAAGACACATTGGATGTGTTCGTGAATGCCTTTGAAGAGGATGAGGAGTATAAGGCTTTCTTTGAAGCTTTGAGAGAGCTTGCAAAGTTTAAACTTGGTGAAGAGAACAAATTTGAGGAGGTTTACAATAGGGTTCCAGAAGAACTCAGAGAGTTCATTGATGAGCTAAAGAAGCCTAAATTAGGGCTGTTATCCCTTTAA
- a CDS encoding elongation factor 1-beta — protein sequence MSDFNIVGVIKVMPTSPEVDLDKLEENIKKAIPEKYGFVKIEREPIAFGLVALKVYVLAKDEEGYSLDEVAEAFRKVEDVESAEVESVSRI from the coding sequence ATGAGTGATTTCAACATTGTTGGTGTTATTAAAGTTATGCCCACAAGCCCAGAGGTTGATCTGGACAAGCTTGAGGAAAACATAAAGAAGGCAATCCCAGAGAAGTACGGCTTTGTTAAGATCGAGAGAGAGCCAATAGCATTCGGTTTGGTTGCTCTCAAGGTTTACGTCCTTGCCAAGGACGAGGAAGGTTACTCCCTTGACGAAGTTGCTGAGGCATTTAGAAAGGTTGAAGATGTTGAGAGCGCTGAGGTAGAAAGCGTTTCAAGAATCTGA